A single region of the Vicia villosa cultivar HV-30 ecotype Madison, WI linkage group LG4, Vvil1.0, whole genome shotgun sequence genome encodes:
- the LOC131596870 gene encoding uncharacterized protein LOC131596870 produces MDAILMKGPYSIRNIPLMLKEWRPDFNLKRDMLRTLPLWITLPQLPLHLWGENSLSKIGSAIGVPLVMNECTANKLRISYAIILVEVDITKELTKEVAIKDCEGRKMMQKIEYEWKPPFCTKCQHVGHQCKTEITKQWKPKAKPPNAALVVTENKKQETVIEEKKQEVVTEESDGIWTQVPNTRDRGKQILTDHTHSINCENGFEALGVLNDLIVTLDRGPCIVILIETRVKSAKASSIRNKLKLYENYIDNYKYHNNGRIWITWDNRTMDLKEVSSSDQFIHCVVHNSQGDFMYWLTTVYGLNQLEKRNKLWKDLLNLKPNQNTPWCAIGDYNNVAQA; encoded by the exons ATGGATGCAATCCTTATGAAAGGTCCGTACTCTATCCGAAACATTCCTTTGATGCTTAAAGAATGGAGACCAGATTTTAATTTGAAGCGTGATATGCTACGTACCCTACCGCTGTGGATCACACTTCCCCAATTACCCTTGCATCTATGGGGAGAAAACAGCTTGAGTAAGATTGGTAGTGCTATTGGTGTCCCTCTGGTCATGAATGAATGTACAGCGAACAAACTAAGGATCTCCTATGCCATAATTTTAGTGGAGGTTGATATTACCAAGGAACTGACAAAGGAAGTAGCCATCAAAGACTGTGAAGGCAGAAAGATGATGCAAAAGATTGAGTATGAATGGAAGCCTCCTTTCTGCACTAAGTGTCAACATGTTGGACACCAATGTAAAACTGAGATTACTAAGCAATGGAAACCCAAGGCTAAGCCACCTAATGCAGCACTGGTTGTGACTGAAAACAAGAAGCAAGAAACGGTTATTGAAGAAAAGAAACAAGAGGTAGTGACTGAAGAATCTGATGGAATCTGGACACAAGTTCCTAATACTAGAGACAGAGGTAAGCAAATTCTGACTGACCATACTCATAGTATAAACTGTGAAAATGGTTTTGAGGCACTTGGGGTTTTGAATGACCTCATAGTGACCTTAGATAGGGGGCCAT GCATTGTGATTCTTATTGAAACTCGGGTTAAAAGTGCAAAAGCTAGTAGTATTAGAAATAAGCTAAAGCTTTATGAGAACTACATTGATAACTATAAGTACCACAACAATGGAAGAATCTGGATCACTTGGGATAATAGAACTATGGATCTTAAAGAGGTCTCTTCTTCTGACCAGTTTATCCACTGTGTTGTTCACAATAGTCAGGGTGATTTCATGTACTGGCTCACTACTGTGTATGGACTTAATCAGTTGGAGAAAAGGAATAAACTCTGGAAAGATCTTCTTAACCTCAAACCTAATCAAAACACTCCTTGGTGTGCTATTGGAGATTACAACAATGTGGCTCAAGCTTAA